The Candidatus Methylomirabilota bacterium nucleotide sequence CTACTGGGGCGAGGTGCAGGCGAACATCCACAAGGCGCTCGGCTGCGCCGGCGTGGTGACCGATGGGACGGTGCGTGATCTCCCCGAGGCGGAGGCGCTCGGCTTCCACTTCTTCTCGGCTCACGTCTCGGTGTCGCACGCCTACGTGCACATGGTCGATTTCGGCCTGCCCGTGAAGGTGGGCGGGCTCGTCGTGCGGCCCGGAGACCTCCTGCACGGTGACCAGCACGGCGTCGTCGTCATCCCGCCCGAGATCGCCGCCCGGATCCCGGAGGCGGCGACGCGGATCGAGGCGCGCGAGCGGACGATGATCGCGGTCTGTCAGAAGCCGGGCGTGACCCTCGACCAGCTCAAGGCCGCCCGGAAGGCCATGCAGCAAGCGTACTGACCGCCTTGGTCAGCCCCTCGGCGCGGTCCGACCGGCGCCGCCTGGCCGTCGCCCTGGTCGTCGCCTCCTTCGTGGTCTCGACGCTCGTGCCCGTCCTGGGCAAGAGTCCGGTCGGCGACCTGTCCGGCATCCACACCGATCACATGCGCCATGCGTTCGCCGCCTGGGTCTTCCTGCACAAGGGGCTCGACCTCTACCGGAGGCCGTTCGGGGAGGTCGCGGCCGACGTCGCCTATCGCCATCCGATCATCACCTGGGAAGCGGTGCCCTACGCGTACCCCCCGGGGGTCTTCGCGCTCTTCCTCCCGGTGACCCTGCTGGGACAGGTGCTCCCCCTCTCCGAGCAGGGATTCGCCAGGCTCTGCATGCTGTACGTCATCCTCCTCACGCATCTCGCCTTCGGCGCCGTGCTGCTCGAACTGGACACCCTGTCCGGAGCCGGGCGAAGCCTCGTCGCTCTCGTCAGCTGGCTCTATCTGGTCCGGGCGGGACTCCAAGGGTTCTACGACTCGGTGTGGGTCGGCCTCGGGGCCATGGCGATCCGCGAGTTGGCGCGGGAGCGCCCGATCCAGAGTCTGCGATGGTTCGCGCTGGCCGCCCTCGCGCACTACCGTGCCGCCCCCCTGGTCGCCCTGGGGGGAATCGCGGTCCTCGAAACCATCCGCGGGCGAGCTCCGCGCGAGTGGCCGTGGCGCGACCTGATCATCGTCGGGGTCGCCTGTGTCCTCTCGGTCGGGACGTTCGCGCTCATGCACCCGCATTTCGAGACATTCCGCCAGACAGCGCCACTCATCGTCCGAACCGACGCCAGCGCCCTGTGGATCGTGGTCGGGGCCAGTGTGGTCGCGTTCGTATCGAGCCTCGCGCTCGCCGACGGGGCGGTCGCGGGCACGGTGGCGGTCACGCTGGGCCTCGCGCTCGTCGACACCGGTTACTGGTGGCACGCGCTGGTGCTGCTCGCCGCGCCGCTCGCGGTGGGCGCCTGGCGGCCCGGGCGCTCGGCGCTGCTGGCGCGCGTCGTCCTGGTCGCGTGGCTGGTGTGCTTGCAGCGCTACGCGTGGGCCGGCCGCCCGACCGATCTCTTCAGGGACGTCGCGACCTTTCTCGCGCTGATGAAGGGGTGAGGATCGGAGGCCAGGCCGAGGCCGACCGGAAGGCGGGGATGACCTCCTGGGCGAAGCGGTCGAGCTGGGGCCGCGGGTCTCCGGGCATGAAAAACGTCGGGAGCCACACCATGCCGACGCCGGCCTCCCGAAGGCGAGCGAGCTTGTCCTGCACCTCGGCCACGCTCCCCGCCAGGAGGCTAACCAAGCGATACGCGACGACCCGACCACCTACGGTTGGTGTTCCGCTCCGAGCGGCGGCTTCGCCGCCGCGCCCGCCCACCCAACCCGAAAGGTGGGGGAGGTTGGGAGGGGGCCGTCGAGGCCCCTCCCAGGATCTAGCGGTGCTCGCCGACGCGGTGCAGCTTCAGCAGATTCACGGTCCCGCGCACCCAGAGCGGCGCGCCGGACACGATGATCAGGATGTCGTTGTAGCGCACCGAGCGGTCGGCCAGGAGGTTGGACTCGATGGCGGTCACCATCTCATCGATCGTGGCGAGCCTGGGGATCAGGCGTGGCACCACGCCCCAGTCGAGAGCGAGGCGACGGCGCACTCGCTCGGAGGGCGTGAAGGCGATGATGGGCACCGGGGGGCGGTCCTGCGAGATGAGGCGCGCAGTCGAGCCGGATTGCGTGAAGGCCACGATGGCCCGGGCCTTGAGCTCCTGGGCGGAGAAGGCGGCCGCATCCGAGATGGCCTGGGGAAACGAGACTTCCCCGCGGCGCGGCCGATCCATCGAGGCCGGCGGGAAAGCCGCCTCGGTCCGCCGGATGATCCGGTCGAGCGTCCGCACGGCCTCGACCGGATAGGCGCCGGCCGCCGACTCGGCGGAGAGCATGACCGCGTCGGTGCCGTCGAGGACCGCGTTGGCGACGTCAGAGACCTCGGCGCGGGTCGGGCGGAGCGACACGATCATGGACTCGAGCATCTGGGTCGCGGTAATGACCGGCGTCCGGGCCAGGCGGGCCTTGCGGATGATCTCCTTCTGGGCGATCGGCACCTCCTCGAGCGGCATCTCCACCCCGAGGTCGCCTCGCGCGACCATGACCGCGCTGGTGGCAGCCAGGATCTCGTCGAGCCGTCCGAGGGCCTCCGGCCGTTCGAGCTTGGCCACGACCTGGGAATCCGAGCGCTGCTCGTTGATGAACTCCCGCACCTCGAGGATGTCCGCCGCCGAGCGCACGAACGAGACCCCGACGTAGTCCACGCCGTGCCGCAGGCCGAAGAGCAGGTCCTCTCGATCCTTGTCGGTGAGGACTGCCATCCGCACCGTCGTCCGCGGCAGGTTGACGCCCTTGTGATCCTGAACCTGACCGCCGGTCTCGACCCGGCAGGTCACCTCCTCGCCCTGGACGTCCTGCACCTCCAGGGCGATCCGCCCATCATCGATGAGAACCCGGTCTCCCGGCTTGACGTCGCGGGAGAAGCCCTGATAGGAGATCGTGGCCCGCTCGGCCGAGCCGGGCACGCTGGCCGTGGTCAGCACGAACGGTCGACCGCGGCGAAGCGTCGCGCCCCCGCCCTCGAAGGCCCCGAGCCGGATCTTCGGCCCCTGCAGGTCCTGCAGGATGGCGATCGGCTTGCCGAGGCGCGCCTCGACCGAGCGGATGCGCTCGATGGCCTGACCGTGCTCGGCGTGCGTCCCGTGGGAGAAGTTCAGGCGCGCCACGTCCATGCCGGCCCGCGCCATCTGCTCGATGATCCCCTCGGCCATCGAGGCGGGGCCGATCGTGCAGACGATCTTGGCCAGCCGCTCGCGCATCAGGAGGCATCCGCCGCGACGACGCGGTTCGGCAGACAGCCGATCCCGTCGATCTCGGCCTCGACGAAGTCCCCCACCTTGAGATAGGCGCCCGTCGCCGCCCCCACGCCGGACGGGGTGCCGGTGGCCAGGATGTCGCCGGGCTCCAGTGTCATCCCCGCCGAGAGCGCAGCCAGGAGAGCGGAGACGTCGAAGATCATCTGGCGAGTGGTGGCCTCCTGACGGGTCTCCCCGTTGACGCGAAGGCGGATGCCGAGCGCCTGTGGGTCCGGGATCTCGTCGGCGGTCACCAGCACGGGCCCCATCGGGCAGAACGTATCGAGGGACTTCCCCTTGAACCATTGCTGGTGCGTCTTCTGGAGGTCACGAGCCGTCACGTCGTTGAGGACGGTGTAGCCGAAGACGTGGGAGAGGGCGTCCTCGGGAACGAGGTCCCGGCCCGCGCGGCCCAGAACGACCGCCAGCTCCACCTCGTAGTCGAGGGCCTGGGTGACCGCGTGGTGGACGATGGAGGCCCCGGGCCCGATGACCGCAGTGGGCGGCTTGGTGAAGAAGACCGGGCGCTCGGGCGGAGCGGCGCCCCGCTCGGCGGCGTGCTCGGCGTAATTGCGGCCCATGCAGAAGATGTTCTTGCGTGGCCGCGGGATCGGCGCCCCCAGCCGGACGCGGGAGAGGGCGCGCGCGACGCCGCGGCGCCGGAGGTCGGCGGGATCGAGGCGGTCGACGAGGGCACGCCCGTAGTCCCATACTTCGTGGGCGCGGCCCCACGTGGGGGGGCCGCCGTCGATCAGCTCGAGCACCGTGCGGGGCAGCAGGCTCTCCGGGGCCGGTCGGGCCTGGCGCTGAGCCGCCATGTCGGCCGACAGGTTCCGCAGATCGAGCACGGTGTCATGCCACACGGCGCCGAGCCGCGGCGTCCGGCCGGCCAGATAGGTCACGAGCTGCATCGAGGCCCTCCCCGAGACTCCGTCAGGTGCGGCACCCAGCAACCACCCAATGATATCGCCAAGAGGAGCCTTCCCGAAGAAACCGCCGCGCCCGCGCCGGGACGTAGAGAGGCGAGAGGCTCGGCCAACACCAGGCGTGTGTCGGAGTGATCCGGCCCGGCGCCGACCAGCGAGCGCGTGGTGGATCGAGGAGTACTCCGAGCGGCGGCTTCGCCGCCGCCACGATGGGGGGGCATCGGGGGGGTCTTCCGAGACCCCCCCCGAAATGACCTAGAAGGCCCCTTTGTCGAGGCTGTAGAAGTTCGCATAGATGGATTCGCAGTCCGCCTGGAGCCGCCGCTGGCTCGCGTAGCGGGCGCCGAAGCGCGTGAGCGACTGGGTCTCGGTGTCCAGGCGCGTCCGTCCCTCGAGCACCAGCTCGCTGAGCCACTCACCGACGAGGAGCGAGCCCGCGATCCCGATGGCGTTGCACCCCGCGGCGACGTAGAGTCCGGAGACCCCCGGCACCGCGCCCAGCAGGTACTGGCCGTCGGGGGTGAACGTGGGAAGTCCCGCGCAGCCCTTCAGGACGGGCGCTCCCGCCAGCAGCGGGAATACCC carries:
- a CDS encoding FAD-dependent oxidoreductase, with protein sequence YIRPEVGGLMLGGFEARPKAFRMAELPATFEIEHTEKDLGVLEELAGGLTRVFPLLAGAPVLKGCAGLPTFTPDGQYLLGAVPGVSGLYVAAGCNAIGIAGSLLVGEWLSELVLEGRTRLDTETQSLTRFGARYASQRRLQADCESIYANFYSLDKGAF
- a CDS encoding RraA family protein, producing the protein MASLDPEVLDALRKISSPTIANAIETFGVRPRNAGFVAAEIVCRFPRLGVMLGHAVTALIRAEPPPLEGHRAAEFAWWDHVAQSPGPRVVVMHDIDEPRGVGAYWGEVQANIHKALGCAGVVTDGTVRDLPEAEALGFHFFSAHVSVSHAYVHMVDFGLPVKVGGLVVRPGDLLHGDQHGVVVIPPEIAARIPEAATRIEARERTMIAVCQKPGVTLDQLKAARKAMQQAY
- a CDS encoding fumarylacetoacetate hydrolase family protein, with the translated sequence MQLVTYLAGRTPRLGAVWHDTVLDLRNLSADMAAQRQARPAPESLLPRTVLELIDGGPPTWGRAHEVWDYGRALVDRLDPADLRRRGVARALSRVRLGAPIPRPRKNIFCMGRNYAEHAAERGAAPPERPVFFTKPPTAVIGPGASIVHHAVTQALDYEVELAVVLGRAGRDLVPEDALSHVFGYTVLNDVTARDLQKTHQQWFKGKSLDTFCPMGPVLVTADEIPDPQALGIRLRVNGETRQEATTRQMIFDVSALLAALSAGMTLEPGDILATGTPSGVGAATGAYLKVGDFVEAEIDGIGCLPNRVVAADAS
- the pyk gene encoding pyruvate kinase, with the protein product MRERLAKIVCTIGPASMAEGIIEQMARAGMDVARLNFSHGTHAEHGQAIERIRSVEARLGKPIAILQDLQGPKIRLGAFEGGGATLRRGRPFVLTTASVPGSAERATISYQGFSRDVKPGDRVLIDDGRIALEVQDVQGEEVTCRVETGGQVQDHKGVNLPRTTVRMAVLTDKDREDLLFGLRHGVDYVGVSFVRSAADILEVREFINEQRSDSQVVAKLERPEALGRLDEILAATSAVMVARGDLGVEMPLEEVPIAQKEIIRKARLARTPVITATQMLESMIVSLRPTRAEVSDVANAVLDGTDAVMLSAESAAGAYPVEAVRTLDRIIRRTEAAFPPASMDRPRRGEVSFPQAISDAAAFSAQELKARAIVAFTQSGSTARLISQDRPPVPIIAFTPSERVRRRLALDWGVVPRLIPRLATIDEMVTAIESNLLADRSVRYNDILIIVSGAPLWVRGTVNLLKLHRVGEHR